A window of Candidatus Jettenia caeni contains these coding sequences:
- a CDS encoding two-component response regulator, which produces MDRGIKILVVDDDKDYNLYLTKFLSDEGYITKGITKPMDTLSALEQERFHIVILDLKMPQISGTELLKEIKAKHSNICVIILTGYPSFKTAVETTKLDAFDYLKKPFDLNDLRKALNTAQKTYCLIGSSKDKLKSSVGKKLKSIRKSKKITQKQLADRTGLSPSLLSQIENGQIAASLMTLDKLSSSLNIKISYFLDEEVDDTVIQNNQDSKVL; this is translated from the coding sequence ATGGATAGAGGAATAAAGATATTAGTTGTAGATGACGATAAAGACTATAACTTATATTTAACGAAATTCCTGTCTGACGAAGGATACATCACGAAAGGTATAACAAAACCGATGGATACCTTATCAGCCTTAGAGCAGGAAAGGTTCCATATTGTTATATTAGATTTGAAGATGCCACAAATAAGTGGTACGGAATTACTGAAAGAGATTAAAGCGAAACACAGCAATATTTGTGTTATTATCCTAACAGGATATCCTTCTTTTAAGACTGCGGTTGAGACTACGAAACTCGACGCATTTGACTATTTAAAGAAGCCATTCGATTTAAACGATTTACGAAAAGCACTCAATACTGCACAAAAGACATATTGCCTTATTGGTAGCTCAAAAGATAAGCTCAAAAGTTCTGTAGGGAAAAAGCTTAAATCTATAAGAAAAAGTAAAAAAATTACCCAGAAGCAATTGGCAGATCGCACAGGTTTGTCGCCGAGTCTGTTATCTCAGATTGAAAATGGGCAAATAGCAGCCTCCCTTATGACCCTTGATAAGTTATCCTCTTCTCTCAATATTAAAATATCTTACTTCCTGGATGAAGAAGTTGATGATACGGTAATACAGAATAACCAGGATAGTAAAGTTTTATAA
- a CDS encoding two-component sensor kinase has translation MNKRHNILIIDDDKLMCVSLKGLLEENGYHVYVVSGSDAAVHILEKHEVDLILFDLRLQDVSEISLINKIKEASSDAIILVMIDQNKIKAVINTLCLETVDYILKPFDPDYLKKTIEKALYKQQLEASLKKTLIDKEIISNINKTIATSLDIRESFSTVCGELKKVIPFDRACIIISNEQGHWFQVFALTKTYNFSEIGEGESFPMSGSLLEEIIKTGEPVIVNDTKKVRFWTDKVLYKEGIHSRCGFPLTYKGKVLGAIAFGSEKVNSFNEQCNYYLWQIAPQLAIALENTKLFNRIKASEERYKTLFNHAADSMVMIDLHGKILTINQREEEIIGYKMEELLGKYVYDFLPETSKKLVAELLALAVNSKVPTTEIEVISKHQQILVMELDMTVVKEEGNILYLLAHFRDITKRKNLETELKEEKKKLDNIVSEIGADLFVINRDNKICWANKRLIEHHPLGKDIVNHTCFDTYCHLQSPPVDCPSIKVFETGKINQIERVIYNHHKKKFCNVISSPIFDKDGKVVQVLELIQDITNKKQVEEKQKKLQQQLIHSDRLISIGRLAAGVAHEINTPLAILSGMIQGFLERNNSFTKENVKEFKTMQKVTKRIEKTVDSLLELSHFEGNEQPKPVHINELIKNTVALIIEQFTAKDKNIVLRLSSSLPKISGFAEQLQQVFMNLLINADDATERGDTISITTVQKDKKMITISFKDTGEGISEDHLSKVFDPFFTTKEVGKGTGLGLSITYGIIERHHGTICVKSKVGRGTTFDINLPIDFGKVTVDG, from the coding sequence ATGAATAAGAGACACAATATACTCATCATTGATGACGATAAGCTGATGTGTGTATCACTCAAAGGCCTTTTGGAGGAGAATGGATATCATGTTTACGTGGTATCTGGCAGCGATGCTGCTGTTCATATCCTTGAAAAACATGAAGTTGATTTAATTTTATTTGACTTAAGATTGCAAGACGTTAGTGAAATCTCGCTTATAAATAAAATTAAAGAAGCCTCATCTGATGCCATCATACTTGTTATGATTGATCAAAATAAGATAAAGGCGGTGATAAATACCCTGTGTCTGGAAACCGTTGACTATATCCTGAAGCCGTTTGATCCGGATTATTTAAAAAAGACCATTGAAAAGGCGCTGTATAAGCAGCAGTTAGAGGCCAGTCTCAAAAAAACACTTATAGACAAAGAAATTATTAGTAATATCAATAAGACGATAGCCACTAGCCTTGATATAAGAGAAAGCTTTTCAACGGTATGCGGTGAGTTGAAAAAGGTTATACCATTTGACCGCGCCTGCATAATTATTTCCAATGAACAAGGACATTGGTTCCAGGTATTTGCATTAACAAAAACCTATAATTTCAGTGAGATTGGTGAAGGTGAATCTTTTCCAATGTCTGGCAGCCTTTTGGAAGAGATTATTAAAACAGGAGAACCTGTTATTGTCAACGATACAAAAAAAGTCCGTTTTTGGACGGATAAAGTTCTCTATAAAGAAGGAATACATTCGCGCTGTGGATTTCCCCTTACCTATAAAGGAAAGGTGCTTGGCGCTATTGCCTTTGGCAGTGAAAAGGTAAATAGTTTTAATGAGCAATGTAACTATTATCTCTGGCAAATAGCGCCACAGCTTGCCATTGCCCTTGAAAATACAAAGCTGTTTAACCGTATTAAAGCATCAGAAGAGCGCTATAAGACTTTATTTAATCATGCCGCGGATTCTATGGTAATGATAGATCTTCATGGAAAGATTCTTACGATAAACCAGCGTGAAGAAGAAATTATTGGCTACAAAATGGAAGAACTTTTGGGTAAATACGTTTATGATTTCTTGCCTGAGACATCAAAAAAATTGGTTGCAGAGCTTCTTGCTCTTGCAGTCAACAGCAAGGTTCCAACAACAGAAATTGAAGTTATTAGTAAACATCAACAGATTTTAGTGATGGAATTAGATATGACCGTTGTGAAAGAAGAGGGGAATATTTTATATCTGCTGGCACACTTCCGGGATATAACGAAAAGGAAGAATCTCGAAACGGAATTAAAAGAGGAAAAGAAAAAGCTCGATAATATTGTGAGTGAAATAGGCGCTGATCTTTTTGTAATTAACAGAGATAATAAAATATGCTGGGCGAATAAACGGTTAATCGAGCATCATCCTTTAGGAAAGGATATAGTAAACCATACCTGTTTCGATACCTATTGTCATCTCCAGTCTCCGCCTGTGGATTGCCCTTCGATTAAGGTGTTTGAGACAGGAAAAATAAATCAAATTGAGCGGGTTATTTATAACCATCACAAGAAAAAGTTTTGTAATGTAATTAGTTCGCCTATTTTTGATAAGGATGGAAAAGTTGTGCAGGTACTGGAGTTGATTCAGGATATTACGAATAAAAAGCAGGTGGAAGAAAAACAGAAAAAGCTTCAACAGCAGCTCATACACTCAGATAGGTTGATCTCAATTGGGAGACTTGCAGCCGGTGTTGCTCACGAAATCAACACACCTCTTGCTATCCTTTCCGGTATGATACAGGGCTTTCTCGAAAGGAATAATTCCTTTACGAAGGAAAACGTAAAAGAATTTAAGACTATGCAAAAAGTAACAAAGCGTATAGAGAAAACCGTCGATTCCTTGCTTGAATTATCTCACTTTGAGGGAAATGAGCAGCCAAAACCTGTTCATATCAATGAATTAATAAAGAATACGGTTGCCCTTATTATTGAACAGTTTACTGCAAAAGATAAAAATATCGTTTTAAGACTGTCCTCATCTTTACCAAAGATCAGTGGTTTTGCAGAACAATTACAACAGGTATTTATGAATTTATTGATTAATGCTGATGATGCTACAGAACGTGGCGATACTATTTCAATAACAACAGTCCAAAAAGATAAAAAGATGATCACGATTAGTTTTAAAGATACCGGAGAAGGTATTTCTGAAGATCATCTATCAAAAGTCTTTGATCCCTTCTTTACAACGAAAGAAGTAGGGAAAGGGACGGGACTCGGATTGTCTATTACCTACGGAATCATAGAAAGACATCATGGTACCATTTGTGTTAAAAGTAAGGTAGGTAGAGGCACTACCTTTGATATCAATTTACCAATAGATTTTGGAAAGGTGACGGTTGATGGATAG
- a CDS encoding glycosyltransferase — MNTILLTLLIIFYFPAALWLFLYGMNNYYMIYLFLRKVKKESFQNKEFLKRFWLTNKDTLPKVTTQLPVYNERYVVERLIHAVVNIHYPKELHEIQVLDDSQDETKDIVAALVKKYKDMEYNIKHISRENRIGFKAGALNTGLKMAEGEFLAIFDADFLPDKDFFYKTIPFFYEKEKVALVQARWGYVNRNYSLLTIAQSIGMDGHFIIEQGARTWNGLYMNFNGTAGIWRKEAIIDSGGWHYDTLTEDLDLSYRAQLKGWNTKFIFDVVAPSEIPIDVNAYKSQQHRWAKGSIQTAKKILPQVFKSKDGFIKKMQACIHLNQYMVHPMMIVLALLSYPLMFLLKPTNRISVSFTMKIVWCLILLGTFAPSFLYIISQKVSCKDWLKRCIFIPALMIIGCGIAINNTKAVVEALLNMKSDFIRTPKYGVIKRDKITAIKNYALAVNLTSFGEIFLGIYCLAGFIQYLMNKEFIFGYFLLICTIGFFSIGTLSFIENIKRRRAMY; from the coding sequence ATGAATACAATACTTTTAACCCTACTTATAATCTTTTACTTTCCGGCTGCATTATGGCTGTTTCTCTACGGTATGAATAATTATTACATGATCTACCTTTTTTTAAGGAAAGTGAAGAAAGAATCATTCCAAAATAAAGAATTCCTGAAAAGATTTTGGCTAACGAATAAAGATACATTGCCAAAAGTTACCACACAATTACCAGTCTATAATGAAAGATACGTAGTAGAACGTTTAATTCACGCAGTTGTGAATATCCATTATCCAAAAGAACTTCATGAAATACAGGTATTAGATGATTCTCAGGACGAAACAAAGGATATCGTAGCCGCCCTGGTAAAAAAATATAAAGATATGGAATATAATATAAAGCATATCTCAAGGGAAAATAGAATAGGCTTTAAGGCCGGCGCTTTAAATACAGGGCTCAAAATGGCAGAAGGAGAGTTCTTAGCAATTTTTGATGCCGATTTTTTACCTGATAAAGATTTTTTTTATAAGACCATTCCCTTTTTTTATGAAAAAGAAAAAGTTGCTTTGGTTCAGGCGCGATGGGGATATGTAAACAGAAATTATTCCCTTTTAACCATAGCACAAAGTATCGGTATGGATGGACATTTCATTATCGAACAAGGTGCCAGAACGTGGAATGGACTGTACATGAATTTTAATGGAACTGCCGGAATATGGAGGAAAGAAGCCATTATCGATTCAGGCGGATGGCACTATGATACCCTAACGGAAGATTTAGATCTATCATATAGGGCGCAATTAAAAGGGTGGAATACAAAATTTATTTTTGATGTTGTCGCTCCTTCAGAAATACCCATCGATGTAAATGCCTATAAATCTCAGCAACACCGATGGGCAAAAGGTTCAATACAAACTGCTAAAAAAATCTTACCTCAGGTTTTTAAGTCGAAAGATGGATTTATAAAAAAGATGCAGGCATGTATACATCTCAATCAATATATGGTCCACCCTATGATGATTGTTCTTGCCTTACTCTCTTACCCGTTAATGTTTCTCTTAAAACCAACAAATCGTATATCAGTCTCTTTCACTATGAAAATCGTGTGGTGTTTAATACTGTTGGGTACCTTTGCGCCATCATTTCTCTATATAATTTCTCAGAAAGTAAGCTGTAAAGATTGGTTAAAAAGATGTATTTTTATACCGGCACTTATGATTATAGGATGTGGTATTGCCATCAATAATACCAAAGCAGTAGTTGAAGCGCTCTTAAATATGAAAAGTGATTTCATCAGAACACCTAAATATGGCGTTATTAAACGGGATAAGATCACGGCAATAAAGAATTATGCATTAGCGGTAAATTTAACTTCTTTTGGTGAAATATTCCTGGGCATATATTGTCTCGCAGGATTTATACAATATTTAATGAATAAAGAATTTATCTTCGGATACTTCTTACTGATCTGCACTATAGGGTTTTTCTCTATAGGCACCCTCTCTTTTATAGAAAATATTAAAAGAAGAAGGGCAATGTATTAG
- a CDS encoding pseudouridine synthase, translating to MNFIAYKLAISKKRAKQLLDKRLVFVNKRRIWIASYQLNRGDVVEVLTEDTQPAQSKKGVILYQDDHYLIVSKPPGILTNGAESLENNLKIYLKNNRMRAVHRLDKDTSGVVIFAMNKGAFEHMKTLFKGNLVKKVYRVIVKGNVGIQNFTIDTPLHGQKAVTHVKLLKRGRDTSYLEVNIETGRTHQIRTHLASAGYPVIGEMEYNRKPIKNPLLRHIRRQMLHAYQITFSHPYTHKTISITAEIPDDFNQNLKTFGLAE from the coding sequence TTGAATTTTATAGCCTATAAACTAGCCATATCGAAAAAGAGAGCAAAGCAACTGCTGGATAAACGACTGGTTTTTGTAAATAAGAGACGAATATGGATCGCCTCTTATCAATTGAACAGAGGAGATGTTGTTGAAGTCCTCACAGAAGACACACAACCCGCGCAATCTAAAAAAGGCGTTATCCTGTATCAGGATGATCATTATCTGATTGTCTCAAAACCTCCGGGTATCCTTACAAATGGCGCTGAGAGCCTTGAGAACAATTTAAAGATATATTTAAAAAATAATCGCATGAGAGCTGTCCATCGGTTAGATAAAGATACTTCTGGCGTCGTTATCTTTGCAATGAACAAAGGTGCCTTCGAGCATATGAAAACTTTGTTCAAAGGGAATCTTGTGAAAAAGGTCTACAGGGTTATTGTAAAAGGAAATGTGGGGATACAAAATTTTACTATAGATACACCCCTACACGGGCAAAAGGCTGTGACACATGTGAAGCTCTTAAAAAGAGGAAGAGACACCTCCTATCTGGAGGTGAATATCGAAACGGGCAGGACACATCAAATCAGAACCCACCTTGCCTCTGCGGGATATCCCGTCATCGGTGAAATGGAATACAATCGCAAACCAATTAAAAACCCCCTGTTGAGGCACATCAGAAGACAGATGCTTCATGCCTATCAAATAACGTTCTCTCATCCATACACTCACAAAACGATATCCATAACAGCAGAAATTCCTGATGATTTTAATCAAAATCTCAAAACCTTTGGCCTTGCAGAATAA
- a CDS encoding putative metallophosphoesterase, whose translation MHSTRPLHKLFMFLFGFSILMFSSQAYAAVSQVHLSWQHDPASSMTVMWSSDTSHSPPMVEYGETTLYGSMTAGVDTVHGEPIHTVELTGLTPDTLYHYRVSDDGGLWSQDYTFRTAPAPGTSGTGGLVFTVVGDKNTEPNSILINAALSAQNAGLHLIAGDLAYTSSDSSYHTWIEQQSVYATSAALMPAWGNHDTTGNDPPYSFAQAHFSMPTNGTLTERYYSYNAGNAHFLTIDSNTDSSTNPDSVQYAFIDSDLAAAASDPNIQWIIVCFHRNVYSGGGSHSDSTSLRANLQPLFDKYNVDLVFQGHNHNYARTKPLAYNALIKDNSNNFGPEAYNFSTAGHGQIYLVVGGGGAGLHPCSTTLPDWVIRCDSEYSFAHVIIDNDILTFQALRSDGTVLDDGFTITKSPSANRPPVVSAGPDQTITLSGSASLDGTVTDDGLPDPPGAVTTTWSKVSGPGTVTFTDNNAVVTTASFSDAGTYVLRLDANDGELAASDDVEVVVSSVSVIKDFRVSIGSDDAEEKAKGNMALNGDDLELVFDGGNQTVGMRFSGVDIPQNAIIVNAYIQFKADEATSSGTPSLTIQGEKVDNATAFTSLKKNISSRPRTTSAVSWSPVPWAIVGQAGPDQRTPNIAAVIQEIVNRSGWSSGNSLVLIITGTGKRIAESFEGDQAGAPLLHVEYN comes from the coding sequence ATGCATTCAACCAGGCCTTTACATAAGTTATTCATGTTCTTATTTGGTTTTTCAATATTGATGTTCTCATCACAAGCATATGCGGCGGTAAGCCAGGTGCATCTTTCCTGGCAACATGATCCTGCAAGTTCTATGACGGTTATGTGGTCATCAGATACCAGTCATAGCCCGCCAATGGTTGAGTACGGAGAAACTACCCTGTATGGCAGTATGACTGCCGGCGTGGATACCGTGCATGGTGAACCTATTCATACCGTCGAGTTAACAGGCCTTACCCCGGATACACTTTATCATTATCGTGTAAGTGATGATGGTGGATTATGGAGTCAGGATTATACTTTTCGGACTGCGCCAGCGCCAGGCACATCGGGAACCGGCGGTTTGGTTTTCACTGTCGTAGGCGATAAAAACACAGAGCCGAATTCTATTCTTATTAATGCAGCTCTGTCTGCACAAAATGCCGGCCTACACCTTATAGCCGGTGATCTTGCATATACATCATCCGATAGCAGCTATCATACCTGGATTGAACAGCAATCTGTTTACGCCACTTCGGCTGCCCTGATGCCAGCGTGGGGAAACCATGATACTACTGGCAATGATCCCCCTTATAGCTTCGCTCAGGCACATTTTTCAATGCCCACCAACGGAACTCTGACCGAGCGATATTATTCTTACAATGCTGGGAATGCACATTTTTTGACAATCGATTCAAATACCGATAGCTCAACAAATCCTGACAGCGTCCAGTATGCTTTTATAGACAGTGATCTGGCTGCCGCTGCATCGGATCCCAACATACAATGGATTATTGTTTGTTTTCATCGCAATGTTTACTCAGGCGGAGGAAGTCACTCTGATTCTACCAGCTTACGGGCAAACCTCCAGCCTCTCTTTGATAAATACAACGTTGATCTGGTATTCCAGGGCCATAACCATAATTATGCCAGGACTAAGCCACTCGCTTACAATGCTCTTATTAAAGATAATTCGAATAATTTCGGACCGGAGGCTTATAATTTCTCTACTGCCGGACATGGACAAATTTATCTCGTGGTTGGCGGCGGTGGCGCGGGGCTTCATCCCTGCTCCACCACACTACCCGACTGGGTCATTCGATGCGATTCGGAGTATTCATTTGCACACGTTATTATTGATAATGATATATTGACATTCCAGGCGCTGAGATCTGACGGGACCGTACTTGACGATGGATTCACCATTACTAAATCTCCTTCGGCAAACCGGCCGCCGGTAGTCAGCGCGGGGCCAGACCAGACAATCACCTTGTCCGGCAGTGCTTCCCTGGATGGTACGGTAACGGATGACGGCTTACCAGATCCACCGGGTGCAGTGACCACCACATGGAGTAAGGTAAGCGGACCAGGTACGGTCACTTTTACCGATAACAATGCTGTTGTTACAACGGCGAGCTTTTCAGATGCGGGCACGTATGTACTGCGCCTGGATGCCAACGATGGTGAGTTGGCTGCAAGCGATGATGTGGAAGTTGTTGTGAGCAGTGTTTCCGTAATTAAAGATTTTCGGGTTTCAATTGGTTCTGATGATGCGGAAGAGAAGGCTAAAGGTAATATGGCGCTCAACGGCGATGATCTTGAATTAGTTTTTGATGGTGGAAACCAAACAGTAGGGATGCGCTTCAGCGGAGTTGATATCCCTCAAAATGCTATAATCGTCAATGCCTATATTCAATTCAAGGCAGACGAGGCAACCTCGTCGGGAACTCCTTCACTCACGATTCAGGGAGAAAAAGTTGATAATGCTACGGCATTTACTTCTCTTAAGAAAAATATATCATCCAGACCAAGAACGACATCGGCAGTGTCGTGGTCTCCCGTACCGTGGGCGATTGTGGGACAAGCAGGTCCTGATCAGCGGACACCCAACATAGCCGCAGTCATACAAGAGATAGTGAATCGTTCCGGATGGTCGAGCGGCAACTCGCTGGTATTGATTATTACGGGGACAGGTAAGAGAATAGCAGAGTCATTTGAGGGAGACCAGGCTGGTGCTCCCTTGCTTCATGTGGAGTATAATTAA
- a CDS encoding two-component sensor kinase yields MTPQFHLRWASLFRSFSRSSGIIAFMVSLSVLVGWIFDIAALKSFNLDPATTMKANTAISFTLVSVSLWLIQMKRANQWTSRIALGCACTVSLIGLLTLIEYSTGWDIGIDQLVFQDHGIAFGISSPGRMSPIAALNFFLIGIALVFLNTKNQKHYRFVQVLIFIIISISFPILIGYFYSIKPLYRIAFYIGIAVHTAILFFILCIGILSLYPNRGLMALLTSVSDGGRLARRLLSATVLILPFLGLLRLLGERQEVYNTEFGLSIQVVFSVVIFVFLIWRSAIALERKGIEYKQTEEQLYEATQRLKFHMENSPLAVVEWNSDYRITRWNDKAEVIFGWNSKEVLGKRIDELRWVYEEDWDKVQQVMADMLDVSRPSNINKNRNYRKDGSVIYCEWYNSALLDASGKLVSVLSLVLDVTERKQMEKKFQESHRTLEALMECIPEGITIADAPDVHTRMISKYGIQLTGRSQKELKGIPAEIHVQQWDILHPDGITPATSEELPLTRATQKGEVIMDEEWIIRQPDGKKITVLCNAGPIKDENGTITGGIIAWRDITGRKQMEEEIRSIAKFPLENPYPVLRIAQNGTLLYANPTSQLLLDEWNCDIGQNIPDFLYRFIRDAFDSRKIRKGIEIEYKDKVFSFTIVPVMNTNYVNLYGADITEQKQTENKLKKHEKQLEELVKIRTAELEVSNEQLHQKIEERKQAEDILEKERHFLKTILDTIEVGIVACNSHGILTLFNRATQELHGLPVEPLPAEQWADHYDLYLPDGVTKMEKDQIPLFRALQGETVRDAELMIIPKRGAVRLMLSSGQPLIDRYGKKFGAVVVMHDITERKRAEEALRASENKYRLLVENLPQRIFYKDKNLSYVSCNEVAARDLQIRPEDISEKTDYDLFPKELADKYRADDKRIMESGKREDIDEIFITHGKELVLHTVKTPIKDEKGNTIGILGCSLDITEKITLQKEAEQSRHLASLGELAAGVGHEINNPITGVINCAQMLFNKSQEGSRERNLASRIIKEGDRIARIVHSLLSFAQPGGREKKGIISIHEILSDTLILTGAQLRKEGIRLKMDIPQTLPKIIANAQLIQQVFLNAINNARYALNQKYPDTHDDKILEISGEEAVFNNGPSIKITFYDHGTGIPAHIRNKVMNPFFTTKPAGKGTGLGLSISHGIIRDHDGKLIIDSVEGRFTKISVILPVKPYARPTTV; encoded by the coding sequence ATGACTCCACAATTTCATCTTCGATGGGCCTCTTTGTTCAGGTCTTTTTCGAGAAGTTCTGGTATTATTGCCTTTATGGTAAGCCTCTCTGTGCTTGTCGGCTGGATATTTGATATTGCGGCCCTAAAGAGTTTTAATCTTGACCCCGCTACTACGATGAAGGCCAATACAGCAATCTCCTTTACCCTGGTTAGTGTTTCTTTATGGTTGATCCAGATGAAACGTGCAAACCAATGGACAAGTCGTATAGCACTAGGATGTGCATGTACCGTCTCACTCATAGGACTCCTTACGCTTATTGAATATTCGACTGGCTGGGATATTGGTATTGACCAATTAGTATTTCAGGATCATGGTATAGCCTTTGGAATATCTTCTCCGGGTAGAATGTCTCCCATTGCTGCATTGAATTTCTTTCTTATCGGAATAGCCTTAGTGTTTCTCAATACAAAGAACCAGAAACACTATCGTTTTGTACAAGTTTTAATCTTCATAATAATCTCAATTTCCTTTCCGATTCTTATAGGATATTTTTATAGTATAAAGCCTCTTTATCGCATTGCCTTTTATATAGGAATAGCAGTACATACAGCGATACTCTTCTTCATACTCTGCATCGGCATCCTTTCGCTCTATCCAAACCGTGGTCTCATGGCGTTGCTTACCAGTGTAAGCGATGGAGGACGCCTGGCACGTCGTCTGTTAAGTGCAACGGTTCTTATCCTGCCTTTTTTGGGTTTGCTAAGATTGTTAGGAGAACGACAAGAAGTTTATAATACCGAATTTGGTTTATCAATTCAGGTAGTATTCAGTGTCGTTATTTTTGTATTTCTTATCTGGCGGAGTGCCATAGCACTTGAGAGAAAGGGTATAGAATACAAGCAAACGGAAGAACAATTATATGAAGCAACCCAGAGACTGAAATTCCACATGGAAAACTCTCCCCTGGCTGTGGTTGAGTGGAATTCAGATTATCGGATTACCCGATGGAACGATAAAGCAGAGGTGATTTTTGGATGGAACAGCAAGGAGGTACTAGGCAAACGCATCGATGAGCTACGCTGGGTTTATGAAGAGGATTGGGACAAGGTACAACAAGTAATGGCTGACATGCTGGATGTCTCACGTCCAAGCAACATTAATAAAAACCGCAACTACCGCAAAGATGGCTCTGTTATTTATTGCGAATGGTATAACTCTGCATTACTTGATGCTTCAGGCAAACTTGTGTCTGTTCTTTCACTGGTATTGGATGTTACCGAACGAAAACAAATGGAAAAGAAGTTTCAGGAAAGCCACAGAACACTTGAAGCCCTTATGGAATGTATACCAGAAGGAATAACCATTGCTGATGCGCCAGACGTCCATACCCGTATGATTAGTAAGTATGGAATACAGTTAACCGGACGTTCACAAAAGGAACTTAAGGGTATTCCGGCAGAAATACACGTACAACAATGGGATATCTTACATCCTGATGGTATTACACCTGCCACTTCAGAAGAACTACCATTGACCCGGGCTACTCAAAAGGGAGAGGTAATAATGGATGAAGAATGGATCATACGCCAGCCAGATGGAAAAAAAATTACCGTACTTTGCAATGCCGGACCGATAAAAGACGAAAATGGCACTATTACGGGAGGTATTATCGCCTGGCGGGATATCACCGGACGGAAACAAATGGAGGAGGAAATAAGAAGTATTGCAAAATTTCCCTTAGAAAACCCATATCCCGTATTACGGATTGCTCAGAATGGTACACTTCTCTATGCTAATCCAACAAGCCAGCTTTTATTAGATGAATGGAATTGTGATATTGGTCAAAATATACCAGATTTTCTGTACCGATTTATCAGAGATGCCTTCGATTCCAGGAAAATAAGGAAAGGCATTGAAATAGAGTACAAGGATAAGGTATTCTCTTTTACCATTGTACCCGTAATGAATACCAACTATGTTAACTTATATGGGGCAGACATTACCGAGCAGAAACAAACTGAGAACAAACTGAAGAAACATGAAAAACAGCTTGAGGAACTGGTAAAGATACGCACTGCTGAGTTGGAAGTAAGCAATGAGCAACTCCACCAGAAAATTGAAGAACGTAAGCAAGCAGAAGATATATTAGAAAAAGAACGGCATTTCTTAAAGACTATCCTTGACACCATAGAAGTAGGAATCGTTGCCTGTAATTCACATGGTATCTTAACGCTTTTTAATCGTGCTACTCAGGAGCTTCATGGTTTACCCGTAGAACCTCTTCCCGCTGAGCAGTGGGCAGATCATTATGATTTATATCTTCCTGATGGTGTAACAAAAATGGAAAAGGACCAGATACCTCTCTTCCGCGCCCTTCAGGGAGAAACCGTTCGGGATGCAGAACTGATGATTATCCCAAAGCGTGGTGCTGTACGCTTAATGTTATCTAGTGGACAACCATTAATTGACCGTTATGGTAAGAAGTTTGGTGCTGTTGTTGTTATGCATGACATTACTGAACGCAAAAGGGCAGAGGAAGCACTTCGTGCAAGTGAAAATAAGTACCGTCTGCTTGTTGAGAACTTGCCACAAAGGATATTCTATAAGGACAAAAATCTGTCATACGTATCCTGCAATGAGGTTGCAGCGAGAGATTTACAGATCAGACCAGAGGATATCTCCGAAAAAACAGACTATGACCTCTTTCCAAAAGAACTTGCCGATAAATACAGGGCCGATGATAAAAGAATTATGGAGTCAGGAAAAAGAGAGGATATCGATGAAATATTTATTACCCATGGGAAAGAACTGGTCCTTCATACCGTAAAAACTCCCATAAAGGATGAAAAAGGGAATACGATTGGTATCTTAGGCTGTTCCCTGGATATCACCGAAAAGATTACTTTACAGAAGGAGGCAGAACAGTCCCGGCATCTGGCATCATTAGGTGAACTGGCAGCCGGTGTAGGTCACGAGATTAATAACCCGATAACAGGCGTTATCAACTGTGCACAAATGCTTTTTAATAAAAGTCAGGAGGGAAGCAGAGAAAGAAACCTTGCCAGCCGGATTATTAAGGAAGGAGACCGGATAGCAAGGATTGTCCACAGCCTTCTCTCCTTTGCTCAACCCGGTGGTAGAGAGAAAAAAGGTATTATCAGTATACATGAAATACTATCTGACACCCTCATACTAACGGGGGCGCAGTTGCGAAAGGAAGGTATCAGGCTAAAAATGGATATTCCTCAAACATTACCGAAAATCATTGCAAATGCTCAACTCATTCAGCAGGTATTCCTGAATGCTATTAACAATGCAAGGTATGCCCTGAATCAGAAGTATCCGGACACACACGACGATAAAATCCTTGAGATTTCAGGGGAAGAAGCAGTGTTCAATAATGGTCCTTCTATAAAAATTACCTTTTATGATCATGGTACTGGTATACCGGCTCACATACGGAATAAAGTGATGAACCCTTTTTTTACCACAAAACCAGCAGGTAAAGGAACTGGCCTGGGTCTGAGCATAAGCCATGGTATTATAAGAGATCATGACGGTAAGCTTATCATTGACAGCGTAGAAGGAAGATTCACGAAAATCTCAGTTATTCTCCCGGTGAAACCTTATGCAAGGCCAACAACGGTGTAA